The Candidatus Zixiibacteriota bacterium DNA window AATTATACCGGAGGAGGAGTTCAAGGAACGTCTTAAGAAATCGATAGAAGATAATGTACCCCTTAGAATTAAACAAGGCTTCGACCCCACCGCGCCGGATATCCATATCGGGCATACCGTCGGCATCCGTAAATTAAAGCAATTTCAGGAACTGGGGCATAAGATAATTCTGATTATTGGAGATTATACCGGGCTGGTCGGTGACCCCTCCGGTCGCTCCGCTACCCGTCCCCAGTTATCATATGAAACTATCCGCGCCAATGCCGAGACTTATCAAAAACAGTTCTTCAAGATACTGGATAAATCGGCGACCGAAGTGCATTACAACGGGGAATGGTTTTCAAAGATGTCCTTCAAAGAGATAATGGAACTGGCATCCAAATTTACTGTGGCGCGGATGCTGGAGAGGGATGACTTTGAAAAACGTTATCGTTCCGGCAGCCCCATCTCTATTCACGAAATGTTTTATCCGCTTATGCAGGCATATGATTCCGTTGCGATTAAAGCCGATGTCGAAATAGGCGCCACTGAACAAAAGTTCAATCTTTTGACCGGGCGCGAAATCCAGCTTGATTACGGCGTCCGTCCCCAGATGATTTTGACTCTGCCGGTGCTGGTGGGGCTGGATGGCCAGAATCGCATGTCGAAATCGCTGGGCAACTATATCGGGATTGATGAAGCGGCGTCAGAGATTTTTGGCAAAGTAATGTCGATACCGGATAATCTGATTTATTCATACTTCGAACTGACCACCGATTTGAGCCAGGACGAATTAAGCCGGGTCAAAAAATCTCTGGAAAGCAACGTCGAAAATCCGATGAATCTCAAAAAGCTGCTGGGCGAGTCTCTGGTGCGGATGTACCACAACGCCGAAGCGGCCAAGGTGGCAAGGGAAGAATTTGAGAAAGTCTTCTCCCGCAAGGAGCTTCCGGATGAAATCCCGGAATACGACTGCCGGAAATACAACGGAAAGGTCTGGGTAGTTCGACTCTTGACTGACTCCGGATTAGTCTCTTCCAACAGCGAAGCCAGAAGGCTGATTGCCGGCGGCGGGGTCTATCTGGACCAGGTAAAAGTCCCCAACGACAATTACGAGATTACGCTAAGTGACGGGATGCTTATCAAAGTCGGGAAGAGAAAATTCCTGCGTTTGAGGACTTGACGGAGCCATCTTTTGCGGACTCTCATCATATAATAATTATATGAAAGCTTTGGTAATTTTCGCGCTTCTTCTCAGCTTGCTGATGGCGGCCGGTTGCGGCAAACCTGGCATGAAAATGACAGATGAGGCCCCGGTTGAGAAGGTCGCGCCCCCCTCTGATATAATAAATCGCCAGGCATACACACATTTTACCAATGCCACTATTCTGGAGTTGCTGGGTGAAATCCCGCTAGCCAGCCGTCAGTACTCCGAGGCGCTCAAATACTATCCCGATTCCCCGCTGCTGCAGTATTCTTACGCCATATCGCTCTTTAGGCTGGGGAATTACCGGGAAGCTCTCGGTGAAACTGAATTGATTGAACCTAAAGGCTCTGAAACCTGGTTGCTTATTGCCGATTCCTATCGGTCACTGGGCCTTCATGATTCGGCAAGGGCGGCATATCTTGAGACAGTCCGGCTCGATTCTACCAATGTCTCCGCACTGAATATGCTTGCCGCATATTACCAGCAGATGGAAATCCTCGATTCCGCGGTCTGGGCGTATGAAAAGATTGCATTTTATTATCCCAGCGCCAGAATTCTGCAAGAAATTGGCAATCTGCATCTGCGCCTGGGGAATATCGACCGGGCAAAGGAGAATTACCAGCTCTCGATAAGTATGGATTCCAGCGAAGCAAATGTACGCTCTTATCTTGGCCTCTCCGTAATCTGCGAAGAAGAAAAAGACCGGGCTCAAGCCAAGCAATACCTCGAGACCGCCGCCCGGTTATCCCCAAACAACGCTTTAATACAGAATCGTCTTCTTGGATTTTATCAAGAGGATAATGAGTTTGATAAGGCTATCGCGACCGCTAAGGCGGTAATTGCGCTTGCTCCTCAAGACCGCAACGCTGTCCGACGACTCGCTATCCTGTATTTCACCACCGACAGCCTGGCTCTGGCCGATTCTATCTTCGCGGAATTAATCGCATCCGGCGATGAAAATCCGGTCAATCATTACTATATCGGAAGGATTGCTTATCTTGGCAACGATTTCCCCCGGGCAGTGTCTCATTTCGCCCGCGTCACCATAATGGCTGATTCGATTGCCGATGGCTGGCTCAATCTCGGGATGACCTACCAGCAAATGGACTCGCTCGATCTGGAAATCGCCACATATGAGAGTTCGCTCAAATATATGCGCAGCACTGATGATTCCTTGCGGATGATGTTCATGCTTGGCTCCGCCCTGGAAAGAAAGCGCCTGTTTGAGAGGTCAGTTCTGACATTTCAGTCGATTCTGGAGATTCAGCCAAATCATAGTCAGTCGCTCAATTATCTCGGATATATGCTGGCGGAAAGAGGGGAGAGGCTCGATTATGCCCGGCAGTTAATATTGAAGGCACTGGAAATCATGCCCGACAATGGCGCCTATATCGACAGTTATGGCTGGGTGCTATATAAGTCCGGCGACTATCCCGGAGCGGTGCGAGAATTGAAACGAGCCGCGGAGGTTATTACCGATGACCCGGTTGTTTTTGACCACCTTGGCGATGCCTACAAGGCAATGGGCGATACCGAAAATGCCCGGAAATACTGGCAGAAGGCGCTGGAGCTTGACAGTAATAATGACCAAATCCGAAAGAAGCTGAGCGAATAATGCGGTCATTGCGCTTATGGTTCGCTCTGGCGGTATTGACGCTCTTTTTTCACTGCGCCAAAATAGAACCCCCGCCAGGTGGTCCGGTCGATAAGACAGGTCCTTCGATTCTTAATACCTATCCCCAGACGGAAGCGGTAGCTGTCCCTTCGGGAAATGAAATAACAGTCGAATTTTCCGAGAAGGTCAATCCTAAAAGCATGGAAGGTGCCATCTTTATCTCACCTCATATGGAGGGAAAACTGAAATACAAGTGGCAGGACCGGAAACTTTTCATAAAATTGCCTCACAACTTTTCTCCCAATACTACTTATGTCGTCAACATTGGCTCCGGACTTGCCGACTTGCGCAACAACCGCATGGAGAAATCGCATCAGTTTGCTTTTTCTACCGGGGAGAGCATTGACCGGGGGAAAATAGGCGGTTTGGTACTGCAGAACGGCAAACCGGTTTCCGGTGTTACCGTTGCCGTTTACGATTCGTCTCAGGTTACCTCAATTGTTAACGGTGATTCAATAATTCCTCCTTTTCTCACCCAAACCGGCAATGAAGGCGCGTTCTCCATAGAATTTCTTCCGGACGGCAGATATTTTCCTTTCGCATTTCAGGATAAGAACAAGAATCTTTACTTCGATTTTCCCGATGAGCCTTTTGGCATCCCTAACCGCTTCGTTACTGTTGACTCCGGCACATTGACTGCCGCGGTGCAATTCGCTCTCGTCAAAACCGACACCTCCGCTTTCTATATTCAATCTATTACATTGACCGAAAACAGATTGATTAAAGCGCGGCTTTCACGTCCCTTGCACTTTGGAAAGAAGCCGGAAGATGCTCTTAGGGCATACCTGTTAGAATTGCCTCGCGGAGATACTATGGAAGCCGACGGCATTTGGGCTGGCGACAAGGATTCGGCGGCAACCTTCAATTTTTACTTTAAAGGGTTGACCGATTCCGCTTATAAGATGAGACTTCTACTTAAAGATATATCTTTGCATGATTCTACCGTTCTGGAAAGCGCCCACCTGGAATTAAGGCTTGAACCGGACATGACGTCGCCAGCGCTGGAGGAGTTTTCACATAGGAACAAATTGGTCTTTCCCAGTGACAGTCTGCTTCAATTGACCTTTTCCGAGCCGATTGATATGGGGAAAGTAAATGAAAGCGTCATTACTGTTTTCAAAGCGAGCGATTCCTCAATCGTGAAGACGGAACTCCGCACAGATTATCCCTTTGCGATTATACTTTCGCCGCATCTGGAATGGGACGAGATTTACCAACTCAAAGTCAATCTCTCCGAGGTTTTGGACCTGGCTGGCAATAAAGCCGCCGATTCGTCCATCACTTTTACTTTTCGCACCTATGATGATGACTCCCTCGGCGCCGTCTCCGGCAACATATCGCTGGATAGCGGTTTTTCTGAGAAATCGAACCGCATCTATCTCAGCTTCCACTCCACTGGCGAAAACATAATCTGGCGATATCAGTTAACGCCGGGCGACTTTAATTATCAGCTTCCTCCGGGCAAATATCTTCTCACGGCGTTCCTGGATGAAAATAATAATGACCTGTTTGATACAGGCTCGCTGAGACCTTTCCGATTCTCGGAAGTATCCATAGCCTACCCTGACACCGTTAGGGTGCGGGCTCGCTTTGAGACGGCCGGCATTGAGATGCAGTTTCGTTGAGATTTTCTGACAAAAATAAAAAAGGGTCGATTCAGGAATCGACCCTTACAGCAGTTTCTTGACTGCCGAAAGTCTTACATCGGACCCCAGAGTTTCAGCACGACTCTGCGGTTTTTAGCATTAGTGTTGGCTTCATCAGGCATGGCAATCGGCTTATTCTCGCCAAAGCTGACTATGAACATCCGGTAGAGCGCCACCCCATATTTATCAGCCAGGAAAGTCTTAACGGATTCGGAGCGACGAAGCCCCAGCTGAAAATTGTACTTGGCGGAGCCGGTGCGGTCAGTATGTCCGGCGATTTCAAGTATAGAGCGCGGATTGTCAGCCATCTTCTGTCCCAGCGCATCCAGGTTATCCTGAGCTATCTGCGTTAGTTCGTGACTGTCGTAATCGAAATTTACCATCCCTTCCCAAATCACCTGATAATCCTCA harbors:
- a CDS encoding Ig-like domain-containing protein; amino-acid sequence: MRSLRLWFALAVLTLFFHCAKIEPPPGGPVDKTGPSILNTYPQTEAVAVPSGNEITVEFSEKVNPKSMEGAIFISPHMEGKLKYKWQDRKLFIKLPHNFSPNTTYVVNIGSGLADLRNNRMEKSHQFAFSTGESIDRGKIGGLVLQNGKPVSGVTVAVYDSSQVTSIVNGDSIIPPFLTQTGNEGAFSIEFLPDGRYFPFAFQDKNKNLYFDFPDEPFGIPNRFVTVDSGTLTAAVQFALVKTDTSAFYIQSITLTENRLIKARLSRPLHFGKKPEDALRAYLLELPRGDTMEADGIWAGDKDSAATFNFYFKGLTDSAYKMRLLLKDISLHDSTVLESAHLELRLEPDMTSPALEEFSHRNKLVFPSDSLLQLTFSEPIDMGKVNESVITVFKASDSSIVKTELRTDYPFAIILSPHLEWDEIYQLKVNLSEVLDLAGNKAADSSITFTFRTYDDDSLGAVSGNISLDSGFSEKSNRIYLSFHSTGENIIWRYQLTPGDFNYQLPPGKYLLTAFLDENNNDLFDTGSLRPFRFSEVSIAYPDTVRVRARFETAGIEMQFR
- a CDS encoding tetratricopeptide repeat protein, which gives rise to MKALVIFALLLSLLMAAGCGKPGMKMTDEAPVEKVAPPSDIINRQAYTHFTNATILELLGEIPLASRQYSEALKYYPDSPLLQYSYAISLFRLGNYREALGETELIEPKGSETWLLIADSYRSLGLHDSARAAYLETVRLDSTNVSALNMLAAYYQQMEILDSAVWAYEKIAFYYPSARILQEIGNLHLRLGNIDRAKENYQLSISMDSSEANVRSYLGLSVICEEEKDRAQAKQYLETAARLSPNNALIQNRLLGFYQEDNEFDKAIATAKAVIALAPQDRNAVRRLAILYFTTDSLALADSIFAELIASGDENPVNHYYIGRIAYLGNDFPRAVSHFARVTIMADSIADGWLNLGMTYQQMDSLDLEIATYESSLKYMRSTDDSLRMMFMLGSALERKRLFERSVLTFQSILEIQPNHSQSLNYLGYMLAERGERLDYARQLILKALEIMPDNGAYIDSYGWVLYKSGDYPGAVRELKRAAEVITDDPVVFDHLGDAYKAMGDTENARKYWQKALELDSNNDQIRKKLSE
- a CDS encoding OmpA family protein; amino-acid sequence: MVGKILVSFLLSALLLLAGCASKGYVDKKMAEMQAQVSTDVSSIKAQTDSNSDEIKRIQALTTELSGKTDMALNKAKGFEDYQVIWEGMVNFDYDSHELTQIAQDNLDALGQKMADNPRSILEIAGHTDRTGSAKYNFQLGLRRSESVKTFLADKYGVALYRMFIVSFGENKPIAMPDEANTNAKNRRVVLKLWGPM
- the tyrS gene encoding tyrosine--tRNA ligase, encoding MNKDISKELARQWELISRGAVEIIPEEEFKERLKKSIEDNVPLRIKQGFDPTAPDIHIGHTVGIRKLKQFQELGHKIILIIGDYTGLVGDPSGRSATRPQLSYETIRANAETYQKQFFKILDKSATEVHYNGEWFSKMSFKEIMELASKFTVARMLERDDFEKRYRSGSPISIHEMFYPLMQAYDSVAIKADVEIGATEQKFNLLTGREIQLDYGVRPQMILTLPVLVGLDGQNRMSKSLGNYIGIDEAASEIFGKVMSIPDNLIYSYFELTTDLSQDELSRVKKSLESNVENPMNLKKLLGESLVRMYHNAEAAKVAREEFEKVFSRKELPDEIPEYDCRKYNGKVWVVRLLTDSGLVSSNSEARRLIAGGGVYLDQVKVPNDNYEITLSDGMLIKVGKRKFLRLRT